The Ectothiorhodospiraceae bacterium BW-2 nucleotide sequence ACGGGCGTGGCGTAAGGGTGGTCGGCGTAAACATGGCGGTAGAAGGCATCAGATAGAATCGAGGCGGGGTTCTGCTGCCCCATCTCGATACTGGTTAATATCTGCTGGCGCACCCGCTCTAGCGCCTCTGGAGGGAAGTTGGCACCTTGTAACAGCGCCGCCATCTGGCTAACGGCCTGGGATACAATGTTCTCCTCTGCTAACGAACGCAGCGATACGGTCGCCATATCGCGACTAGCGTTAAAGCCGGTGATTGCCCCTAACGACTCAAACTGCTGCGCCACCTCATCGGCACTCCACTTCGCCGTCCCCTCCTCGATCATAGCGCTGACAAAATTAGCGATACCGCTGAGGGTAGCGTCACGACGACTGCCGGCATCGAACACTAGCTCTATATCGACCATCGGCACCGACATAGCCGGTACAAACCAGACCGGCAGGCCATTATCGGTCTGCCAAGTCTCGATTTGGGGGGTAGCGTTCGCGATAAGAGGCAGTAACAGTAGCATTGATAATAGTCGTCTCATCTCAACTCTCCTGCTCTGGCAGCAGCCAAGCGACAGTGAGCCGACTATCGATCAAGTACTCCTGCGCCACCTGCTGCAACTGTTGAGGGGTAAGCGCTTGTAGCTGTTCGATATAGCTATCGGCGAGCTGCCAATTGAGCCCAACCGTCTCTAACATCCCGATCTGCATCGCCTGATAAAAGAGCGAATCCTGCTCATAGACTTTAGAGGCGATGAGTTGCGTCTTAATTCGCTCTAGCTCTTCAGGCTTGACCAGCTGCTGCTGTAGCTCGGCCACTTGGCGTTTTAGCGCCTGCTCTATTTTAGCCGGAGTGACCCCGTCAACCGGTACCCCCTCTAGCAGAAAGAGTGAGTCGTGACGGGCGTAGAGATCATAACCGGCACCGGCTGAGGCGGCCAGCGCCTCCCCCCTCACCAGATCGCGACTTAAACGGGCGCTATCGCCACCATCGAGCACATAGGCTAAAAGCTCTAGGGCGTAGCTCTTCCACGGCGCATCGCTAGTGCGCAGAACGGGCACTTGATAGCCCATCAGCACCAGCGGCACTTTAGCGGCAGCGCGGACGGTCAACCTACGCTCGCCATACTGAGGGGGCTCCTGTCGCTGTTTAACCGCCGTGAGTTGGCTGGGGGGAAGATTACCGAAATGGCGTTTAGCCAGCGCAAACACCGCCTCAGGCTCCACATCGCCAGCCACGACTAACGTCGCGTTATTGGGGGCGTACCAGCGCTGGTACCACTGCTGTAGATCGTCTAGCGTTAGCTGTTCCAGATCGCTCATCCAACCGATAATCGGTTGCCCATAGGGGTTATTGTTAAAGGCGGTAGCCATAAACTGCTCATAGGTGAGCGCCGTCGGTTTATCGTCGGTTCTCAGCCGCCGCTCTTCGATCACCACCTCTCGCTCGCGTTTAAAATCGTCCGCCTGCAGCCGCAGATTGCGCATCCTATCGGCCTCCAGCTCAAAGGCGATCTCTAGCCGACTACGCTCTAACTGCTGAAAGTAGGAGGTGTAGTCGCGACCGGTAAAAGCGTTCTCCTTACCGCCATTGTCGGCAATAATGCGCGAAAACTCACTACCGGGAACTTTGTCAGTCCCCTGAAACATCATGTGCTCTAACACATGGGAGATACCGGTCGCGCCGCTCGGCTCATAGCTAGAGCCGATCTTATACCAAATTTGTGATACCACCACCGGCGCACGGCGATCTACTTTGACAACGATCTTCAGGCCGTTATCGAGCTGATATTGGTGCACGGTAGAGGGCGGCATTGGGGCCGCAGACAACGAGACACTAAACCACACTAGCAGTAGCTGGGCGGCTGTAGCGATCGAAATGGCGAATAGAGACATGTCGTGAGGGCTCCTTCATAATCAAATTTGACCAATTTTGCCCTGTTAGTGTGCCATCGGCTACCATTTTTTCAAGCCTTCCCCCCTTAATTGCACAAAGTGGTACGATATGGGCCTAACCTTTGTAACTGCCTCAACCCTATAAGGAGCGAATTTATGTTTGGCTTTGGCAAAAAAAGAGCCGCCGTTAGCGATGATGTAATCCCCACCGAACCGCCGGCAACAGAGAAGAGTCACGGTCTTCTAGGGCGGCTCAAACAGGGGCTCAAAAAGACCGGAGAGATTTTAAACAGCGATGTTCGCGATCTGGTTAAACTGAAGCGGGAGATCGATGATGAGCTGATAGAGGAGCTGGAGACGCAGCTTCTTAGCGCCGATCTCGGCATTGAAGCGACCGCAGAGATTATCGATACCCTATCGCAGCAGGTCTCACGCAAGGAACTGAAAGATGGTGAAGCGCTCTTCAGTGCCATGAAGCAGTCGATGAAGCAGCAGCTACAGCGAGTCGAGGCTCCTCTGGTGATCGACACCCACAAGCGGCCCTATGTCATTCTAGTCGTTGGCGTTAACGGTGCCGGCAAGACCACCACGATCGGCAAATTGGCCAAACACCTGCAGCAGCAGGGCAAGCGGGTACTCTTAGCTGCCGGCGATACCTTTCGCGCCGCCGCCGTAGAGCAGCTTCAGATATGGGGCGAGCGTAACGATATCGAAGTCGTCGCTCAAAAGGGGGGTGCCGACTCCGCCTCGGTCATTTTTGATGCCATAAGCGCCGGCAGAGCTAGAGAGGTCGATGTGGTGATTGCCGACACCGCCGGCAGACTCCATACCCAATCTGGTTTAATGGATGAGCTAACGAAGGTGAGGCGGGTGAGCGGTAAACTCGACGCCACCGCTCCGCATGAGGTACTGTTGGTGCTAGATGCCGGTATTGGCCAAAATGGGGTCAAACAGGCTGAACAGTTTGACCGTGCGGTAGGGGTGACCGGTATTGTCTTAACCAAACTTGATGGCACCGCTAAGGGGGGAGTCATTTTCGCTATCGCTAATAAACTCCGTATTCCGATCCGCTTTATCGGGGTGGGGGAGCAAATTGACGATCTGCGGCCATTTAACGCTGCCGACTTTATCGCTGCGCTGTTTGATGAGTCGTAAATAGCCCCCAGGGCCTCTAGGGGGGGCTAAACGATAAACTACTGGTTAATACGCCCAACCGCACAGCTCACAAACGATTTGGCCTTCGCCCCGACCGAACTTAAACCGTGCAGCGTATCGACTTCGGGATAGCCCATCGCTGCAAGCGCCTCGCAATAGCGCTGGCGATCCTCGTTTTGCCCCTCAATCGCAACGACCCCCTCTTCAATGTTAACAGTCACCCCCTCAACGCCCTCTAGGGCACCCATTTTGGTCACAATGGTATTGGCGCAGCCGCCACACTTAATGTTCTCTACTGCAATGGTTACATTCATCTCTCTCACCTCTTCTGTTTCAGAACGCTAGACTCTAACG carries:
- a CDS encoding insulinase family protein; amino-acid sequence: MPPSTVHQYQLDNGLKIVVKVDRRAPVVVSQIWYKIGSSYEPSGATGISHVLEHMMFQGTDKVPGSEFSRIIADNGGKENAFTGRDYTSYFQQLERSRLEIAFELEADRMRNLRLQADDFKREREVVIEERRLRTDDKPTALTYEQFMATAFNNNPYGQPIIGWMSDLEQLTLDDLQQWYQRWYAPNNATLVVAGDVEPEAVFALAKRHFGNLPPSQLTAVKQRQEPPQYGERRLTVRAAAKVPLVLMGYQVPVLRTSDAPWKSYALELLAYVLDGGDSARLSRDLVRGEALAASAGAGYDLYARHDSLFLLEGVPVDGVTPAKIEQALKRQVAELQQQLVKPEELERIKTQLIASKVYEQDSLFYQAMQIGMLETVGLNWQLADSYIEQLQALTPQQLQQVAQEYLIDSRLTVAWLLPEQES
- the ftsY gene encoding signal recognition particle-docking protein FtsY, whose product is MFGFGKKRAAVSDDVIPTEPPATEKSHGLLGRLKQGLKKTGEILNSDVRDLVKLKREIDDELIEELETQLLSADLGIEATAEIIDTLSQQVSRKELKDGEALFSAMKQSMKQQLQRVEAPLVIDTHKRPYVILVVGVNGAGKTTTIGKLAKHLQQQGKRVLLAAGDTFRAAAVEQLQIWGERNDIEVVAQKGGADSASVIFDAISAGRAREVDVVIADTAGRLHTQSGLMDELTKVRRVSGKLDATAPHEVLLVLDAGIGQNGVKQAEQFDRAVGVTGIVLTKLDGTAKGGVIFAIANKLRIPIRFIGVGEQIDDLRPFNAADFIAALFDES
- a CDS encoding heavy-metal-associated domain-containing protein — translated: MNVTIAVENIKCGGCANTIVTKMGALEGVEGVTVNIEEGVVAIEGQNEDRQRYCEALAAMGYPEVDTLHGLSSVGAKAKSFVSCAVGRINQ